From Rhododendron vialii isolate Sample 1 chromosome 10a, ASM3025357v1, the proteins below share one genomic window:
- the LOC131304066 gene encoding uncharacterized protein LOC131304066, with protein sequence MTSNAAESFNNQILKFRHLPICELVDKVRVLIMEQMCNRRLLSNKWSSYVCPVMEKKLIDRFNKGRTWHVAAANDDIFEVFSQPTVVVDLKKRTCTCCRWQLHLFPCVHAVTVIQKTEKQMYDYIDPYYTIEAFQLSYEGTINPVPTLGAPVITKESAIILPPKTRRPRGRPKVGRIRSRGEKVRQMLCGRCGKLGKHNRRTCKEAVD encoded by the coding sequence ATGACTTCAAATGCAGCTGAGTCATTTAACAACCAGATTCTTAAATTCCGTCATTTGCCAATATGTGAGTTGGTTGATAAGGTAAGGGTGTTAATCATGGAGCAGATGTGTAACAGGAGACTATTATCAAACAAGTGGAGCAGCTATGTTTGTCCTGTAATGGAGAAAAAGTTGATTGACCGTTTCAATAAAGGTCGAACTTGGCATGTGGCAGCAGCAAACGATGATATTTTTGAGGTTTTTTCTCAGCCAACTGTTGTGGTTGATCTTAAGAAGAGGACATGCACGTGCTGTCGTTGgcaacttcatctttttccatGTGTGCATGCTGTTACAGTTATTCAAAAGACAGAAAAGCAAATGTACGATTATATTGATCCCTATTATACCATCGAGGCTTTCCAATTGTCGTATGAAGGTACTATAAACCCGGTCCCCACTCTTGGAGCTCCGGTGATCACGAAAGAATCTGCCATCATTCTTCCTCCTAAAACGAGGAGGCCACGTGGGAGGCCAAAAGTTGGGAGAATCCGATCAAGGGGTGAGAAAGTAAGGCAAATGTTGTGCGGGAGGTGTGGGAAGTTAGGCAAACACAACAGAAGGACTTGCAAAGAGGCCGTTGATTGA
- the LOC131304376 gene encoding uncharacterized protein LOC131304376 produces MEEGFIYYNRNQKERKKSNSAFEMTKLFNYISEEDMDLLDTIYEFEKEDKKSFVWHNPVSNDTVTIEDVLNLLNEGDIGNTCIDGLTYILERQEEKTAKTQGNCFYITSTCWTLIKEKADARTNLINEKLKELDKVIDINGVAFYKYLIFPMNSMGGRKVKAPDHWTLLVYDTSKQQWMHYNSLTKPKKKKDPYLTDASIVKEYVEEQMRKLTLSKPPSFELIFTPKPTLFPTNTLSAPISSIDDAPQQQPGSVDCGIIVCYIIKQLEEQKPVPTYLTVENLKKFRAELVHIFLNDKPRTWSIEEWKSNQLMQEMAD; encoded by the exons ATGGAGGAAGGGTTCATCTACTATAATAGGAAccagaaggaaagaaagaaaagcaattCTGCATTTGAAATGACAAAGCTGTTCAATTACATTTCGGAGGAAGATATGGATCTACTAGATACAATTTATGAATTtgagaaagaagacaaaaa ATCTTTCGTCTGGCACAACCCAGTCAGCAATGATACAGTTACAATCGAAGACGTCCTGAATCTGTTGAACGAGGGTGATATTGGAAACACG TGCATTGATGGGCTCACTTACATTTTggaaagacaagaagaaaagacaGCAAAAACACAGGGGAACTGCTTCTACATTACATCCACCTGTTGG ACACTAATCAAAGAAAAAGCTGATGCAAGAACAAACTTAATCAACGAAAAGCTGAAAGAACTGGACAAAGTTATCGACATAAATGGTGTTGCATTCTACAAATATCTCATATTCCCGATGAATTCAATGGGAGGCAGAAAAGTAAAAGCTCCTGACCATTGGACTCTTCTGGTCTACGATACTTCCAAGCAACAATGGATGCACTACAATTCTTTGACAAAGcccaagaaaaagaaggatCCTTACTTGACAGATGCCTCCATTGTG AAAGAGTACGTGGAAGAGCAAATGAGGAAGTTGACTCTTAGTAAACcaccaagctttgaactcattTTTACACCTAAACCAACACTGTTTCCAACCAACACACTCAGTGCTCCAATAAGCTCCATTGATGATGCACCTCAGCAACAACCTGGATC GGTTGATTGTGGAATAATTGTGTGCTATATCATTAAACAACTTGAAGAACAGAAGCCCGTCCCAACGTATCTCACTGTggaaaatctgaaaaaattCAGAGCTGAATTGGTCCATATATTCTTGAATGACAAGCCCAGAACATGGTCAATAGAAGAATGGAAAAGCAACCAGCTAATGCAAGAAATGGCAGATTAG